In Zingiber officinale cultivar Zhangliang chromosome 1A, Zo_v1.1, whole genome shotgun sequence, a genomic segment contains:
- the LOC122037525 gene encoding protein QUIRKY-like: MTSSPAPATVRKLAVEVVDARDLVPKDGHGTSSPYVVVEFDGQRKRTHTVARDLNPQWHERLEFVVADPATMADQELDVEVYNDKRMGNPNGGRKNHFLGRVRICGSQFARRGDEGLIYFPLERRSLLSWIHGEIGLKIYYYDEPLLPEETKPEGADPNQPTTAPPPNPEEPKDLLPDGPAPTETAVETQSPPLVSVVVVEESPPPSVNMHVETVAPPSPEPTSVEAYPPEVRKMQTSANMERPGRISSKRIVSGECGPRVLSGRFVSCNESVDRAPPPAYDLVEPMHYLFVRVVKARGLRPSESPPLVRIRAGPHARRCLPGRDSGGGSGNLEWNQVLALSHSRPESRLEISVWDSGPPEVFMGGVCFDLTDVPVREPPDGPLAPRWYRLEGGGGDDAPVTGDIMVAVWIGTQADESFPEAWSSDEPYVSYVYTRSKVYQSPKMWYLRASIIEVQDLRLAAPASVHDVRVKIQLGFQSARTRRPNSANRSSCSFSWMEDLMFVVSEPLTNQEMHVLVEDRTTKEAALLGYAVVQVASVEQRLDERQGVASQWLNLEAATEGEGGGGGGPNGSGYCGRINLRLCLEGGYHVLDEAAHMCSDFRPTAKQLWKPAVGVLELGILGARGLLPMKTKAAGGGGAGKGSTDAYCVAKYGKKWVRTRTVVDSFDPRWNEQYTWQVYDPCTVLTVGMFDNWRMFDPTGERQDFRIGKVRIRVSTLESNRVYTTSYPLLQLLRSGVKKMGEVQLAVRFACTALLPDTCAMYVQPMLPRMHYLKPIGVVHQEVLRVSAIRMVAEWLDRSEPPLGREVVRWMLDVDTHSWSIRRSKANWFRVMGVIAWAFGLARWIDDIRRWRNPTTTVLVHVLYLVLVWYPELVVPTAALYVFLIGVWYHRFRPRAPAGMDTRLSQADIVEADELDEEFDPVPSTKQPEVVRARYDRLRTLAARVQRVLGDFAAQGERVQALVSWRDPRATRLFIFVCLVVALVLFVVPPKVVAVALGFYFLRHPMFRDPMPPASLNFFRRLPSLSDRLL; this comes from the coding sequence ATGACGAGCTCGCCGGCCCCCGCCACTGTCCGCAAGCTCGCCGTAGAAGTCGTCGACGCGCGTGACCTCGTTCCCAAGGATGGCCACGGCACCTCGAGCCCCTACGTGGTTGTGGAGTTCGACGGGCAGCGGAAGCGGACGCACACGGTGGCCCGCGACCTCAACCCGCAGTGGCATGAGCGGCTCGAGTTCGTGGTGGCCGACCCGGCCACCATGGCGGACCAGGAGTTAGACGTCGAGGTCTACAACGACAAGCGGATGGGCAACCCAAACGGGGGTCGCAAGAACCACTTCCTGGGCCGAGTGCGCATCTGTGGCTCTCAGTTCGCTCGTCGCGGTGATGAGGGATTGATCTACTTCCCACTCGAGCGCCGGAGCCTCCTCAGCTGGATCCACGGCGAGATTGGCCTCAAGATTTACTACTACGACGAACCGCTCCTTCCGGAGGAGACCAAGCCCGAGGGGGCGGATCCCAATCAGCCCACTACCGCACCGCCTCCCAACCCGGAGGAGCCCAAAGACCTGCTGCCGGATGGCCCTGCTCCAACGGAGACCGCTGTCGAGACGCAGTCCCCGCCACTGGTCTCCGTCGTGGTTGTGGAGGAATCTCCGCCCCCTTCCGTGAACATGCACGTTGAAACCGTGGCGCCGCCATCCCCAGAGCCGACATCGGTGGAGGCTTATCCGCCAGAGGTGCGGAAGATGCAAACTTCAGCGAACATGGAAAGGCCTGGACGGATTTCGTCGAAGAGGATCGTCAGCGGCGAGTGTGGCCCTAGAGTGCTATCGGGTCGCTTCGTTTCTTGCAACGAGTCCGTCGATCGAGCACCACCGCCGGCCTACGACTTGGTTGAGCCGATGCACTACCTTTTCGTCCGCGTGGTGAAGGCAAGGGGCCTTCGCCCGAGCGAGAGCCCCCCGCTGGTGAGGATCCGAGCAGGACCACATGCCCGCCGTTGCTTGCCGGGGAGAGACAGCGGCGGCGGCAGCGGAAACCTGGAGTGGAACCAAGTGTTGGCTCTGAGCCATAGCAGGCCGGAGTCAAGGTTAGAGATCTCCGTGTGGGACAGTGGACCACCCGAAGTTTTCATGGGTGGCGTGTGCTTCGACCTGACGGACGTCCCGGTCCGAGAACCGCCTGACGGTCCGCTCGCTCCCCGGTGGTATCGCCTCGAGGGCGGCGGAGGCGATGACGCCCCTGTGACAGGGGACATCATGGTGGCGGTGTGGATTGGGACCCAGGCGGACGAGTCGTTCCCTGAGGCGTGGAGCTCGGACGAACCGTATGTGAGCTACGTCTACACCCGATCGAAGGTGTACCAGTCGCCTAAGATGTGGTACCTCCGAGCCTCCATCATCGAGGTCCAGGACCTGCGTCTTGCGGCTCCGGCGTCTGTGCACGATGTGCGAGTCAAGATTCAGTTGGGATTTCAGTCGGCGAGGACGCGGCGGCCCAACTCGGCCAATCGCAGCTCTTGTTCCTTCTCATGGATGGAGGATCTCATGTTTGTCGTGTCTGAGCCCCTCACAAATCAGGAGATGCACGTGCTGGTTGAAGACCGAACGACCAAGGAGGCGGCGCTACTCGGATACGCGGTAGTACAGGTGGCCTCAGTGGAGCAGAGGTTAGACGAGCGGCAGGGGGTCGCGTCTCAGTGGTTGAACCTCGAGGCGGCAACCGAAGgggagggaggaggaggaggggggccGAATGGTAGTGGCTATTGCGGACGCATCAACCTCCGGCTTTGCCTGGAGGGCGGGTATCACGTGCTGGACGAAGCAGCACACATGTGCAGCGACTTCCGGCCGACTGCGAAGCAGCTCTGGAAGCCAGCGGTGGGCGTGCTGGAGTTGGGCATTTTAGGAGCTCGTGGTCTGCTTCCGATGAAGACAAAGGCCGCCGGCGGTGGCGGCGCTGGCAAAGGCTCCACCGATGCCTACTGCGTTGCTAAGTACGGCAAGAAATGGGTGCGGACAAGGACCGTCGTCGACAGCTTCGACCCCAGGTGGAACGAGCAGTACACGTGGCAGGTGTACGATCCCTGCACCGTTCTCACCGTTGGAATGTTCGACAACTGGAGGATGTTTGACCCGACCGGCGAGCGTCAGGACTTCCGGATCGGCAAGGTCCGGATCCGGGTCTCCACCCTGGAGAGCAACCGGGTGTACACCACCTCGTACCCGCTGCTGCAATTGCTGCGCTCCGGCGTCAAGAAGATGGGAGAGGTGCAGCTGGCCGTCCGCTTCGCGTGCACGGCGCTGCTTCCGGACACCTGCGCCATGTACGTGCAGCCGATGCTCCCACGAATGCACTACCTGAAACCCATCGGCGTGGTGCATCAGGAGGTGCTGCGGGTGTCGGCGATCAGGATGGTGGCTGAGTGGCTGGACCGGTCGGAACCGCCTCTGGGGCGGGAGGTGGTGCGATGGATGCTTGACGTGGACACCCACTCGTGGAGCATCCGGAGAAGCAAGGCCAATTGGTTCCGGGTCATGGGCGTTATCGCATGGGCCTTCGGGCTCGCGAGGTGGATCGACGACATCCGACGCTGGAGGAACCCCACCACCACGGTGCTGGTCCACGTGCTCTACCTGGTGCTGGTGTGGTACCCGGAGCTGGTGGTGCCCACGGCGGCGCTCTACGTGTTCCTAATTGGGGTGTGGTACCATCGGTTCCGGCCGCGAGCGCCGGCAGGGATGGATACGCGGCTTTCCCAGGCGGACATAGTGGAGGCTGACGAATTAGATGAGGAATTCGACCCGGTGCCGAGCACGAAGCAGCCGGAGGTGGTGAGGGCGCGGTATGACCGGCTGAGGACGCTGGCGGCGCGTGTGCAGAGGGTGTTGGGGGACTTCGCGGCGCAGGGAGAGCGGGTGCAGGCGCTCGTGAGCTGGAGAGACCCCAGGGCGACGAGGCTCTTCATCTTTGTCTGCCTTGTGGTCGCGCTGGTGCTCTTCGTGGTGCCGCCCAAGGTGGTGGCTGTGGCGCTTGGCTTCTACTTCCTCCGCCACCCCATGTTCCGGGACCCAATGCCGCCGGCAAGCCTGAACTTTTTCCGGCGGCTGCCCAGTTTGTCGGACCGGCTGTTGTAG